Proteins encoded by one window of Bacillus rossius redtenbacheri isolate Brsri chromosome 3, Brsri_v3, whole genome shotgun sequence:
- the LOC134530217 gene encoding uncharacterized protein LOC134530217 isoform X1 has product MMEFVIVLIFCVVLVIAVMVIGSGMGKATSSQRQMDIINVAQNLYVLIRKGDLKKCDVTQTTAFLLNIAKSTVLKYYKKDIEEVSTPGKKRKKRPQEGKSLDTVDDFTVNAIRNAIYRMYAEGLNVTVDTILKEIRERQIDYYGGRSSLHKLLKKMGFSWTTVDGRKALIENENIVLQRIDFLRKYKEEKERGANFIFVHETWIFQRGKALIYLKICSVVQYKVFHFHFIYFSGTVSKSWQDKSLQSAKRRTVGDGKRFIVVNAGGRTGFVPGAGLLFVSGQKTADYHGEMNGETFLMWFEDMLVHLEEPSVIIMDNASYHSTQVEKTPTTNWTKAALIAWLEKNGIKHENNLLKVELLRIAKQNKPRIRYIISFFLQHFFKSEIVAKNYVYTLF; this is encoded by the exons atgatggaatttgttatcgttttgatattttgtgtggttcttgtgattgctgtaatggtaattggttccgggatggggaaagctacttcgtcgcagcgtcagatggacatcattaacgtcgctcagaacttatatgttttaattagaaaaggcgacttgaagaaatgtgacgttacgcagacgaccgcgtttcttctcaacatcgcaaagtcaactgttctcaa gtactacaagaaagacattgaagaagtttcaacaccaggaaaaaagaggaaaaaaaggccacaggaaggaaagtcacttgacacagtcgacgatttcacagtaaatgcaatcaggaatgcaatttacaggatgtacgctgaag gtttgaatgttacagtcgacaccattttgaaagaaatcagggaaagacaaatagattattatggtggaagatcaagtcttcataaattgttaaagaagatgggattttcatggacaactgttgatggacgaaaagctttgatagagaatgaaaacatagtattgcagcgaatagatttcttgagaaagtataaagaagaaaaagaaagaggtgccaatttcatatttgttcatgaaacatggattttccagagaggcaaggcattaatttatttgaaaatttgttctgtggtccaatacaaagtatttcatttccatttcatatatttttcaggaactgtatcaaagtcatggcaggacaagagtctacaatctgcgaagagacgtactgttggagatggtaaaaggtttattgttgttaatgctggagggcgcactggctttgtgccaggagcaggattactttttgtttcaggtcagaagactgcagactaccatggcgagatgaatggggaaactttcttgatgtggtttgaagacatgttggtgcatcttgaggaacccagtgtcatcataatggacaatgcttcatatcacagcacccag gttgagaaaacacctacaacgaactggaccaaggctgcactgatcgcgtggctggagaagaatgggataaaacatgaaaataatttgttgaaagtggagctgctgagaatagctaaacaaaacaagccccgaatacggtatattatttcgttttttttacagcatttctttaaaagtgagatagttgcaaaaaattacgtatacaccttgttctaa
- the LOC134530217 gene encoding uncharacterized protein LOC134530217 isoform X2 — protein MMEFVIVLIFCVVLVIAVMVIGSGMGKATSSQRQMDIINVAQNLYVLIRKGDLKKCDVTQTTAFLLNIAKSTVLKYYKKDIEEVSTPGKKRKKRPQEGKSLDTVDDFTVNAIRNAIYRMYAEGLNVTVDTILKEIRERQIDYYGGRSSLHKLLKKMGFSWTTVDGRKALIENENIVLQRIDFLRKYKEEKERGANFIFVHETWIFQRGKALIYLKICSVVQYKVFHFHFIYFSGTVSKSWQDKSLQSAKRRTVGDGQKTADYHGEMNGETFLMWFEDMLVHLEEPSVIIMDNASYHSTQVEKTPTTNWTKAALIAWLEKNGIKHENNLLKVELLRIAKQNKPRIRYIISFFLQHFFKSEIVAKNYVYTLF, from the exons atgatggaatttgttatcgttttgatattttgtgtggttcttgtgattgctgtaatggtaattggttccgggatggggaaagctacttcgtcgcagcgtcagatggacatcattaacgtcgctcagaacttatatgttttaattagaaaaggcgacttgaagaaatgtgacgttacgcagacgaccgcgtttcttctcaacatcgcaaagtcaactgttctcaa gtactacaagaaagacattgaagaagtttcaacaccaggaaaaaagaggaaaaaaaggccacaggaaggaaagtcacttgacacagtcgacgatttcacagtaaatgcaatcaggaatgcaatttacaggatgtacgctgaag gtttgaatgttacagtcgacaccattttgaaagaaatcagggaaagacaaatagattattatggtggaagatcaagtcttcataaattgttaaagaagatgggattttcatggacaactgttgatggacgaaaagctttgatagagaatgaaaacatagtattgcagcgaatagatttcttgagaaagtataaagaagaaaaagaaagaggtgccaatttcatatttgttcatgaaacatggattttccagagaggcaaggcattaatttatttgaaaatttgttctgtggtccaatacaaagtatttcatttccatttcatatatttttcaggaactgtatcaaagtcatggcaggacaagagtctacaatctgcgaagagacgtactgttggagatg gtcagaagactgcagactaccatggcgagatgaatggggaaactttcttgatgtggtttgaagacatgttggtgcatcttgaggaacccagtgtcatcataatggacaatgcttcatatcacagcacccag gttgagaaaacacctacaacgaactggaccaaggctgcactgatcgcgtggctggagaagaatgggataaaacatgaaaataatttgttgaaagtggagctgctgagaatagctaaacaaaacaagccccgaatacggtatattatttcgttttttttacagcatttctttaaaagtgagatagttgcaaaaaattacgtatacaccttgttctaa
- the LOC134530217 gene encoding uncharacterized protein LOC134530217 isoform X3: protein MMEFVIVLIFCVVLVIAVMVIGSGMGKATSSQRQMDIINVAQNLYVLIRKGDLKKCDVTQTTAFLLNIAKSTVLKYYKKDIEEVSTPGKKRKKRPQEGKSLDTVDDFTVNAIRNAIYRMYAEGLNVTVDTILKEIRERQIDYYGGRSSLHKLLKKMGFSWTTVDGRKALIENENIVLQRIDFLRKYKEEKERGANFIFVHETWIFQRGTVSKSWQDKSLQSAKRRTVGDGKRFIVVNAGGRTGFVPGAGLLFVSGQKTADYHGEMNGETFLMWFEDMLVHLEEPSVIIMDNASYHSTQVEKTPTTNWTKAALIAWLEKNGIKHENNLLKVELLRIAKQNKPRIRYIISFFLQHFFKSEIVAKNYVYTLF, encoded by the exons atgatggaatttgttatcgttttgatattttgtgtggttcttgtgattgctgtaatggtaattggttccgggatggggaaagctacttcgtcgcagcgtcagatggacatcattaacgtcgctcagaacttatatgttttaattagaaaaggcgacttgaagaaatgtgacgttacgcagacgaccgcgtttcttctcaacatcgcaaagtcaactgttctcaa gtactacaagaaagacattgaagaagtttcaacaccaggaaaaaagaggaaaaaaaggccacaggaaggaaagtcacttgacacagtcgacgatttcacagtaaatgcaatcaggaatgcaatttacaggatgtacgctgaag gtttgaatgttacagtcgacaccattttgaaagaaatcagggaaagacaaatagattattatggtggaagatcaagtcttcataaattgttaaagaagatgggattttcatggacaactgttgatggacgaaaagctttgatagagaatgaaaacatagtattgcagcgaatagatttcttgagaaagtataaagaagaaaaagaaagaggtgccaatttcatatttgttcatgaaacatggattttccagagag gaactgtatcaaagtcatggcaggacaagagtctacaatctgcgaagagacgtactgttggagatggtaaaaggtttattgttgttaatgctggagggcgcactggctttgtgccaggagcaggattactttttgtttcaggtcagaagactgcagactaccatggcgagatgaatggggaaactttcttgatgtggtttgaagacatgttggtgcatcttgaggaacccagtgtcatcataatggacaatgcttcatatcacagcacccag gttgagaaaacacctacaacgaactggaccaaggctgcactgatcgcgtggctggagaagaatgggataaaacatgaaaataatttgttgaaagtggagctgctgagaatagctaaacaaaacaagccccgaatacggtatattatttcgttttttttacagcatttctttaaaagtgagatagttgcaaaaaattacgtatacaccttgttctaa
- the LOC134530217 gene encoding uncharacterized protein LOC134530217 isoform X5 translates to MMEFVIVLIFCVVLVIAVMVIGSGMGKATSSQRQMDIINVAQNLYVLIRKGDLKKCDVTQTTAFLLNIAKSTVLKYYKKDIEEVSTPGKKRKKRPQEGKSLDTVDDFTVNAIRNAIYRMYAEGLNVTVDTILKEIRERQIDYYGGRSSLHKLLKKMGFSWTTVDGRKALIENENIVLQRIDFLRKYKEEKERGANFIFVHETWIFQRGTVSKSWQDKSLQSAKRRTVGDGQKTADYHGEMNGETFLMWFEDMLVHLEEPSVIIMDNASYHSTQVEKTPTTNWTKAALIAWLEKNGIKHENNLLKVELLRIAKQNKPRIRYIISFFLQHFFKSEIVAKNYVYTLF, encoded by the exons atgatggaatttgttatcgttttgatattttgtgtggttcttgtgattgctgtaatggtaattggttccgggatggggaaagctacttcgtcgcagcgtcagatggacatcattaacgtcgctcagaacttatatgttttaattagaaaaggcgacttgaagaaatgtgacgttacgcagacgaccgcgtttcttctcaacatcgcaaagtcaactgttctcaa gtactacaagaaagacattgaagaagtttcaacaccaggaaaaaagaggaaaaaaaggccacaggaaggaaagtcacttgacacagtcgacgatttcacagtaaatgcaatcaggaatgcaatttacaggatgtacgctgaag gtttgaatgttacagtcgacaccattttgaaagaaatcagggaaagacaaatagattattatggtggaagatcaagtcttcataaattgttaaagaagatgggattttcatggacaactgttgatggacgaaaagctttgatagagaatgaaaacatagtattgcagcgaatagatttcttgagaaagtataaagaagaaaaagaaagaggtgccaatttcatatttgttcatgaaacatggattttccagagag gaactgtatcaaagtcatggcaggacaagagtctacaatctgcgaagagacgtactgttggagatg gtcagaagactgcagactaccatggcgagatgaatggggaaactttcttgatgtggtttgaagacatgttggtgcatcttgaggaacccagtgtcatcataatggacaatgcttcatatcacagcacccag gttgagaaaacacctacaacgaactggaccaaggctgcactgatcgcgtggctggagaagaatgggataaaacatgaaaataatttgttgaaagtggagctgctgagaatagctaaacaaaacaagccccgaatacggtatattatttcgttttttttacagcatttctttaaaagtgagatagttgcaaaaaattacgtatacaccttgttctaa